The proteins below come from a single Candidatus Methanoperedens sp. genomic window:
- a CDS encoding CDC48 family AAA ATPase: MDEIERKQLTVAKAYPNDAGRGIARLDPHILMVLQLIPGDIIEIEGKKSTSAKVWRADRNDWEQNIIRIDGFIRQNAGVGIGDTIKIRKADVRPAEKVVLAPPEGSPIEFKGDVEETVKRQLLKRPISKGDIIPVMSTMAHPFFGRVPTGQAIPLIAIEAEPVGIILITDKTEIILREKPVVLDVTGTGITYEDIGGLSDEIQRLREMIELPMKHPEVFERLGIEPPKGVLMYGPPGTGKTLIAKAVANESGANFFSIAGPEIMSKYYGESEQRLREIFEEANKNAPSIIFIDELDSIAPKREEVTGEVERRVVAQLLTMMDGLEERGQVVVIGATNRIDAIDPALRRPGRFDREIEIGVPDRLERIEIFQIHTRGMPLSEDVRLEYISDRTHGFVGADISALAKEAAMKALRRYLPQIKLEEAVPHELLESMQVTGGDFEEALKEVEPSAMREVMVEIPRIKWDDVGGLDDVKQEIKEAVEWPLNYPAKFEKMCIRPPKGILLYGPPGTGKTLLAKAVANESSANFISVRGPQLLSKWVGESEKAIREIFKKARQVAPSIIFLDELDAIAPIRGTEFGSKTSERVINQLLTELDGIEVLKNVVVIAATNRPEIIDPALIRSGRFDRLVFVGPPSRSGRIEIFKIHLKNTPLSEDVSIEELADLTDNYVGSDMESLCREAVMLALRENFDTEKVEMRHFKDALKKVRPALAEDMLEYYEKLQEQFKGGAKQEQKSYIGYR, encoded by the coding sequence ATGGATGAAATAGAAAGAAAGCAGCTCACTGTTGCAAAGGCATACCCGAACGATGCCGGTAGAGGAATAGCACGCCTTGACCCGCACATATTGATGGTCTTGCAGCTTATACCCGGTGACATCATCGAAATCGAGGGGAAAAAAAGCACATCTGCAAAAGTCTGGCGTGCGGATAGAAATGATTGGGAACAAAATATAATTCGTATTGACGGTTTTATAAGGCAGAATGCCGGCGTCGGTATAGGAGATACCATCAAGATAAGGAAAGCAGATGTCAGACCTGCAGAAAAGGTGGTTCTCGCCCCACCTGAAGGCTCACCGATTGAGTTTAAAGGGGACGTCGAGGAGACGGTAAAACGCCAGCTCCTGAAGCGTCCAATCAGCAAGGGGGATATTATACCGGTAATGAGCACTATGGCTCATCCATTCTTTGGACGTGTGCCAACAGGGCAGGCGATACCCCTGATCGCAATAGAAGCCGAACCTGTGGGTATTATACTGATTACTGATAAGACTGAAATAATACTCAGGGAGAAACCTGTGGTACTGGATGTCACTGGCACGGGAATAACCTATGAGGACATAGGGGGATTGAGTGATGAAATCCAGCGCCTGCGCGAGATGATCGAGCTGCCCATGAAGCACCCTGAAGTATTTGAACGGCTGGGCATCGAGCCGCCCAAGGGTGTGCTGATGTACGGACCTCCCGGAACAGGGAAAACCCTGATAGCCAAGGCTGTTGCAAACGAATCAGGAGCAAATTTCTTTTCCATAGCAGGTCCTGAGATAATGAGCAAGTATTATGGGGAGAGCGAGCAGCGGCTGCGCGAGATATTCGAAGAGGCAAACAAGAATGCTCCGTCCATTATTTTTATAGACGAACTTGACTCCATCGCCCCGAAAAGGGAAGAAGTGACAGGTGAAGTGGAGCGCAGGGTTGTGGCGCAGCTTCTTACAATGATGGATGGGCTGGAAGAAAGAGGGCAGGTGGTGGTGATTGGTGCTACGAACCGCATCGATGCGATTGACCCTGCGCTTCGCCGCCCGGGCAGGTTTGACCGCGAGATAGAAATAGGCGTACCGGACAGGCTTGAAAGGATTGAAATTTTTCAGATTCACACTCGTGGAATGCCGCTTTCCGAAGATGTCAGGCTTGAATACATCTCAGACAGGACGCACGGGTTTGTGGGGGCTGACATCTCAGCACTTGCAAAAGAGGCAGCCATGAAAGCGCTCCGCCGATACCTCCCCCAGATAAAACTTGAGGAGGCTGTCCCGCATGAGTTGCTTGAGAGCATGCAAGTCACAGGCGGCGATTTTGAAGAGGCGCTCAAGGAGGTTGAGCCATCGGCTATGAGGGAGGTGATGGTTGAAATCCCAAGGATTAAATGGGATGATGTGGGCGGTCTTGATGATGTAAAGCAGGAGATAAAAGAAGCTGTGGAATGGCCCCTCAACTATCCTGCGAAATTTGAAAAAATGTGCATCCGCCCCCCAAAGGGCATACTGCTATACGGTCCTCCCGGGACAGGAAAAACGCTGCTTGCCAAGGCAGTTGCAAACGAGAGTTCTGCCAATTTCATAAGCGTCCGCGGTCCGCAGCTCTTATCCAAATGGGTGGGGGAATCTGAAAAGGCAATACGCGAGATATTCAAGAAAGCGCGTCAGGTAGCGCCGTCCATAATTTTCCTGGACGAGCTTGATGCAATCGCTCCCATCCGTGGCACTGAGTTCGGCTCGAAGACCTCGGAACGCGTGATCAATCAGCTGCTCACAGAGCTTGACGGAATAGAGGTGTTGAAGAACGTTGTGGTAATTGCCGCAACCAACAGGCCTGAGATAATCGACCCAGCTCTCATCCGCTCGGGCAGGTTTGACAGGCTGGTTTTTGTAGGACCTCCATCGAGGTCTGGAAGGATTGAGATATTCAAGATTCACCTGAAGAATACGCCGCTTTCCGAGGACGTGAGCATAGAAGAGCTTGCTGACCTTACTGATAATTATGTGGGGTCAGATATGGAATCTTTGTGCAGGGAAGCGGTTATGCTGGCTCTCCGGGAGAATTTCGATACTGAAAAAGTGGAAATGAGGCATTTCAAAGACGCATTGAAGAAAGTCAGACCCGCTCTTGCCGAGGATATGCTGGAATATTATGAGAAGCTGCAGGAGCAGTTTAAGGGCGGGGCAAAGCAGGAACAGAAGTCTTATATAGGTTATAGATAA